The segment GGGGCCCGCTCGGTCCGCGTTGCTCCCTCGCGGGCCCGCGGGACGACAATTCATTGTGGGGCCGCTTACGGCGCGGCTGAAGCCGCGCCCCTTCAAGACAGGATGTCAACGGAGCCAGACGAGTTCCAGGAACTGAGAATCAATCCCTGGTAATCGCGTGTGAATCGGGGCTAGGTTTTCAGCATATCCACTGCGTCCACCACGCCCACGATGGTCATATCGATAGGAGCGTTGACGCGGCCGGCGGCGCTCATGGCGGAGTAGCCTTCCTGCACGACCAGGACGCGGTCGCCCACGCCGGCGTCCACGGCATCCAGCGCCAGGATGGGTTCACCGCGCTCGCTGTCATCCGGGTGGACGGGCTGGACCATGAGCACCTTGCGGCCCTGATGGGAGGGATGTTTCTGCGTAGCCACGACTTCGCCGAGCACGCGGCCCAGGATCATCGCGAGGCCCTGCCAGCCGCGGGCGGAGAGCCGGCGGTGATGGCATCCACGATGCCGACGACGGCGGCGTCGGTGGGCACTTCGCCGCCCAAGGCCAGACCGGCCTCGCGGCCGCGGCACCAGTAGACGGTCTCCTCGAAGCCGGCGCCGATGGCGTCCACCGCCACCAGCGGGCGTCCGCGCGCCGAGCCGTCCTGCCGGATCGGTTGCAGCAGCAGGAACTTCTGGCCGGCCAGGCTCGGATGTTTCGCTGTGGCTACGACACGGCCAATCACGCGCGCCAGCATCATGCCCGCCTGCCTTTGGCCGGACCGGCGGCCAGACGCTTTTCGTTCTCGGAATCGGTGCGCACCGTGTCCACGATGCCCACGATGGCGCTGTCCACGGGAGAGTCCTTCAGTCCGGCGGCCATACGCGCGGAAGAGCCGCCCACCAGCAAAACGGTCTCATGGAAGCCCGCGCCGACCGTATCCACGGAGACGATGTAGTTGGAACCGTCGGGCTCGCCGGCGGGATTGACGGGCCGGCACACCAGGAGCTTGCGGCCCTCAAGGCGCTCGTCTTTGCGCGTGGCCACTACCGTGCCGACAACGCGAGCCAGTATCATCGGATCACTCTTCTCCGGAGAAGGAGCCGCGCCGCAATGGCACCGGCGCAGCCGTGGCGGCCTAGGCAGCCGCGCTCTTGCCGGAGCGGCCGATCGGCAGCACGTCTTCCAGGCTGGCATGCGGGCGCGGGATCACGTGCACCGCGATCAGCTCGCCCACGCGGCGCGCCGCGGCGGCGCCGGCATCGGTGGCGGCCTTCACCGCGGCCACGTCGCCGCGCACCATGGCGGTCACGTAGCCGGAGCCGATCTTCTCCCAGCCCACCAGCGTCACCTTGGCCGCCTTCACCA is part of the Terriglobales bacterium genome and harbors:
- a CDS encoding EutN/CcmL family microcompartment protein — translated: MILGRVLGEVVATQKHPSHQGRKVLMVQPVHPDDSERGEPILALDAVDAGVGDRVLVVQEGYSAMSAAGRVNAPIDMTIVGVVDAVDMLKT
- a CDS encoding EutN/CcmL family microcompartment protein; translated protein: MMLARVIGRVVATAKHPSLAGQKFLLLQPIRQDGSARGRPLVAVDAIGAGFEETVYWCRGREAGLALGGEVPTDAAVVGIVDAITAGSPPAAGRASR
- a CDS encoding EutN/CcmL family microcompartment protein, which produces MILARVVGTVVATRKDERLEGRKLLVCRPVNPAGEPDGSNYIVSVDTVGAGFHETVLLVGGSSARMAAGLKDSPVDSAIVGIVDTVRTDSENEKRLAAGPAKGRRA
- the eutM gene encoding ethanolamine utilization microcompartment protein EutM, encoding MGEALGMIETRGLVAMIEASDAMVKAAKVTLVGWEKIGSGYVTAMVRGDVAAVKAATDAGAAAARRVGELIAVHVIPRPHASLEDVLPIGRSGKSAAA